In a genomic window of Gloeocapsopsis dulcis:
- a CDS encoding DUF4382 domain-containing protein encodes MRIQLLSLAGLIFLAPGIMIGCSPEQTPGEPQAQEQPQQQATGTLQVLANGEERAREGLVSKDGWRITFDNLYANLADVTAYQSEPAFNPEQGREIQAQEKVVVLDQVQTVDLAQAGDGQDSVLVAEASNVPPGQYNALSWRMVPATEGPAQGQTMVMSGTAEKEGRTINFVLNIDREFEYVCGEYVGDERKGIVQAGETADLETTFHLDHLFGDGEKSADDPINQGSLGFEPLAALAQNGNLQISTSELQSQSPQTYQQLQEILPSIGHVGEGHCRETTTQTVG; translated from the coding sequence ATGAGGATACAGCTGTTAAGTTTAGCAGGGTTAATTTTTTTAGCCCCAGGAATAATGATTGGTTGCTCTCCGGAGCAAACTCCAGGCGAACCTCAAGCACAAGAACAGCCGCAACAGCAAGCAACAGGAACACTTCAAGTTCTTGCTAATGGCGAAGAAAGAGCAAGAGAAGGCTTAGTGAGTAAAGATGGCTGGAGAATAACATTTGATAACTTATATGCCAACTTGGCAGATGTTACTGCTTATCAAAGTGAACCTGCGTTTAATCCAGAACAGGGAAGAGAGATTCAAGCCCAAGAAAAAGTCGTGGTGCTTGACCAAGTTCAAACTGTAGATTTAGCGCAAGCGGGTGATGGTCAAGACTCAGTTTTAGTTGCTGAAGCATCGAATGTACCACCTGGTCAATATAATGCGCTTTCGTGGCGCATGGTTCCAGCAACCGAAGGTCCAGCACAAGGACAAACAATGGTCATGAGTGGTACAGCCGAGAAAGAAGGACGGACAATTAACTTTGTTCTAAATATTGATCGAGAATTTGAATATGTTTGTGGAGAGTACGTCGGCGACGAACGTAAAGGAATTGTCCAAGCAGGCGAAACTGCTGATTTAGAAACAACTTTTCACTTAGATCACTTGTTTGGTGATGGCGAAAAAAGTGCAGACGATCCGATTAATCAAGGGTCACTGGGTTTTGAACCTCTAGCTGCTTTGGCACAAAATGGGAACTTACAAATAAGTACCAGTGAGTTGCAGTCACAATCCCCACAAACTTACCAGCAACTTCAAGAGATTCTGCCATCAATAGGACACGTTGGCGAAGGTCACTGTCGAGAAACGACAACCCAAACAGTCGGTTAA